The window AAAAAGGGGCAGATCATCATCCGGGACTTCGGCAAGGAAAAATACGGCGCCCCGCTGTTCTTCCCCAATTCGGAAGCCTGGCAGAAGACAAAGGGGAAATAAAATATACGGATGTCCTGGCCATCCTGAATGCCTGAGACAGAATCAGCAAGGATAAGACCGATGAATCCATTGAATGTGTATATTTTTTATATTATTATAATCGAGTTGGATAACAAATATTGAGGAGGATAAAAATGAAAAAAACGGTTTTCCATTATCTTGGGTATCTTTTGCTCCTGTGCCTGATTTCAGGACTTGCAGCCGCTCCGACCGCTTCGGCGGCACCAATCCAGAAAAATCTGATTCTGGCCACCACGACCAGCACGCAGGATACCGGCCTGCTGGACACCCTGATCCCGATGTTCGAAAAGAAAACCGGCTATTTCGTCAAGACGATCGCCGTCGGTTCCGGTCAGGCCATGGCCATGGGGCAGAAAGGCGAGGCGGATGTTCTCCTCGTCCATTCCCCCGATGCGGAAAAGAAATTCATGGATGCGAAAGATGGGGTCAACCGTCGCCTGGTCATGCACAATGACTTCGTGATCGTGGGTCCGTCCGCCGATCCCGCCCGCATCAAGGGCTCCAGGACCTCGCCGGAAGCATTCAAGAAGATCGCCGGCAACGGTTCCCTCTTTGTGTCCCGGGGCGACAATTCGGGAACGCATTCCAAGGAAAAAGGCATCTGGAAAGCCGCCGGGCTCAACCCCGAAGGCCAGAAATGGTATCAGCAGACCGGTCTCGGCATGGGCCAGACTCTCAATGTGGCCGCCGAGAAGAAGGGCTATACGCTGGCCGACCGCGGGACATGGCTTTCCCTGCAGAAAAATCTGGGCCTTCCCATCCTCATGCAGGGAGATCCCATCCTGCTGAACATCTATCACGTCATTGAAGTCAACCAGGCCAAGTGGCCGAAAGTCAATGCTGCCGGGGCCAAAGCCTTCGCCGACTTCATGGTTTCCGCCCAGACCCAGAAGATCATCAAGAGCTTCGGCGTGGACAAGTATGGCGCCCCGCTGTTCTTCCCGGATGCGGGCAGGAAGGTGGAGGAGCTTGGGAAATAAATGGAGCTGATTTTTGATGGCATCCTGAAGGCCATAAGTCTGCTGGTTTCCATGGATCCTGAAGTTATGGGGATTACCCTGCTGTCACTCAAGGTCTCAGGAACAGCCACTCTGATCAGTCTCTTTCTCGGTATTTCATCGGGAACCGCGGTGGCCCTCACCCGGTTCCCGGGCCGACAGATTGTGGTCAGCATAATCAATACCGGCATGGGACTACCGCCGGTGGTGGTCGGTCTTTTTGTTACCATCTTCCTCTGGCGGAACGGGCCTTTCGGCTTTCTGGAAATCCTCTACACGCCTACGGCTATCATTGTCGCCCAGTCGGTCATTGCCACCCCCATTGTAACCGGAATCACCCTGGCCGCCATGCAGAATCTTCCTCCCAATCTACGCCTCCAGATCCTGGCCCTCGGGGCCACGCGCATGCAGATGCTCTGGCTTCTTATCCGGGAAGCCCGGCTGCCCCTTCTGGCCGCCGTCATGGCTGGATTCGGTGGGGTCATTTCTGAAGTCGGGGCTTCCATCATGGTAGGCGGCAATATCAAAGGCTATTCCCGGGTCCTCACGACGGCTACCGTCATGGAAACGGGGCGGGGAAACTTCGACACAGCCATTGCCCTGAGCATCATCCTGCTGCTGCTGGCCTTTCTGATCAACTATCTGCTGACGCGTATCCAGCAGAGGGAGCGTCCCAGATGAGGACCGACGTTCCGCTCCTGCAGGGGAAAAGACTCCTGGTCAAACGAGGTGGAATTACCGTTCTGGATATCCCGGAATTTGAGATCAAGAAGGGAGGGGTCCTCTCCCTGATCGGACCGAACGGTTCTGGAAAATCCACGCTCCTGCTGACCCTGTCCTGTCTTTTAAAACTCTCCAAAGGCGAACTGATTTTCAATGGACAGAAGATCGACAACCGCCGGAGTGAACTGGATTATCGACGGCAGATTGCCGTCGTGTTTCAGGATCCCCTTCTCTTTGATGCGACGGTGCTGGAGAATGTGGCCTCCGGCCTGAAAATCAGAGGACTGGATAAGCGCGAACGCTCGCGGATCGCGGAAGAGTATCTGGAGCGTCTGGGCATCGCCCATCTGGCGAGACGTTCCGCATCCAAGCTCTCCGGGGGAGAGGCCCAGCGAACCAGCATCGCCCGGGCCTTTGCGGTCCGGCCGGCCATCCTTTTTCTTGATGAGCCCTTTTCCGCCTTGGATCCGCCCACCCATGAAGCCCTGATCTCGGATCTCAACCGGCTTCTGCAGGATACGGACACCACGGCGGTCATGGCCACGCACGATCAGATGGATGCCCTGCGCCTGTCCGATCGAATTGCCGTGCTCCAGAAAGGAACGATCGCTCAGGCGGGTTCCGCGGAAGTCGTGATGAACCACCCGATCAACGAATTCGTTGCCTCCTTCGTTGGAATGGACACGGTCTTGAGCGGTACAGTCCGGGACATCCTGGAGCGGGACCGGATGATCATCGCCGTTGGCAACCGGGAGATCGAGGCTGTGGGCAATTTATCCCAGGGAGAAAAAGTGCTTTGCTTCATTCGTCCCGAGAATGTCACCCTTTCCACGGACTCGCCGGAAGATCCCAGCAGCGCCCGGAACAACTTTTCGGGCCGGATCATCCGCATCGCGCCCCACGGACTTTTCTACCGCATTGATCTGAACTGCGGATTTGACCTCATCTCCTATATCACCCGCACATCCCTTGACCTCATGGAGCTCCGGGAAGGCCAGAGAGTCAAGGTGTCTTTCAAGGCCACAGCCGTCCATGTCATCCGGAAATCGGCCTGATGCAATTTCTCCGTCTCGTCTGCTGTCGGGAATATCGATCAAAGGGATCTCCAGGAGCAAGGCCGGGAAGAAATATTCTATATTTATAATAACATAAGTTGGAAAATAAATAGGTTGAAAAAAATAAACAAAAAAGGATAAGATCAGTAAAATTATGAAATTGTACATTGGATTTGATGACACGGACAATGCCGAGGCGACAATCGGCACGGGAAAGCTGGCGCGTCACTTTGAAGAACTGCTTCCCGAAAAATGCCGCGTATGGGGGGTCGTTCGGCAGCAACTCCTTGTCGACCCCGGGATTCCCTACACCTCTCACAACAGTTCGGCCTGTGTGATTCTCGATATCCCGGATTCGTCCTTTATTGAGGTAATTCTGGAACGGGCAACCGGGCACATCGAGAAGGAATCCCTGCCGGGAAGCGATCCGGGATTGTGTCTGGCCCCGGAAGGGCATCCCGACCTCTCCGGTCTGATTGCCTTCGGTCAAAGATGCACGGAAAAAATCGTCACCCAGCGGGAGGCCATGGAAGCGGCCAAAAAGATTCATCTCTCGGGTCATGGCGGAACGAATGGCGGGATTATCGGGGCAGCCGCTGGCGTCGGTCTTTCGGCATCGGGATGGAGTGGAAGGTTCATCGAGTTCGGAAATCTGAGGGCGCATCCGGAACTGGTTTCCGTATCGACGTTAACGCGATGCGGCATCTCCGTCGTTTCCCTGGATAGAGACGCCATAATGCCGCATCCGGATGATACGGTATTTACAAAAGGATGGTTGCGGCCCAGGTTCTGGGGACAGAGGGCGGTTTTGCCTGTGGTTCAGACGGGCAAAGGCCAGTGGGAAAGTCTGGGTGGAAAAAGAAAGAACAACAACAAATAATTAAGGAGGTGTGATCATGGCAGGTAAAATTTTTTACCGGGAACGCAGGAAGGTGGGCGAAGGAGAAAAGAAGCCTCGGTTTACTCTGGTTGCGGTAGCGGATATCGATCTAACCTTCTATCCGAAACACATGCGCAAACAGGAACTGGAGCAGATAGCAGCGGCCGTGGGTGCGGAACTGGTTCTCTTAACCCATGGCGAGAAGGAAAAAGAAGAGGAAGTGGAAGTAAAGGAATAAACGGAGGGGGAATTTCATGGGGCTTTGGCGTGAACGGGACGGACGGCGTCTGCATGTAAAGAGTAAACTGATGGGGGAAAGCCTGGTCAGCAGGTCATTTATGGAAAGTCTGGATGTCGCCCCGCAGCGGCGGCTTTTCCCCGATGTGAACGTCATCAAGATTGGCGGACAGTCCATCTGTGACCGGGGCGTCAAGGCCCTTCCCCCGATCATTGAAGAAATCGTCGCGAACAAGAAGGATCACAAGATGCTTCTCACCACGGGAGGCGGCACCCGCAGCCGGCATATCTATTCCATTGGCCTGGAGCTGGGCATGCCCACCGGCATCATTGCCAAATTCGGCAGCTCCATTTCGGAACAGAACGCCCTGCTCGTGTCTACCCTGCTTTCCTCCGAGGGAGGAATCAAGATCGGCCATGATGAAGTCATCAAATTATCGACCTATTTTGCCCAGGGTTGCATCCCCGTGATGCACGGGATGCCCCCCTATGATTATTTTGCCATTCAGGAAAAGGGATGGCGTATCCCCGTGCACCGAACGGACGTGGGTACGATCATTCTGGCGGACCTGATCGGTGCGCGAAGCTGCATCTACATCAAGGATGAAGACGGGCTCTACACCGATGATCCCAAAAAGAATTCCGACGCACAATTCATATCCGAAATCAGCGCTTCCGAACTCCTCGCCCGGGATTTTGACGATCTGATCGTGGAACGGCCCTGTCTCGAAATTCTGCAGAACAGCGAAGTTCTCAACAGCATTCAGATCGTCAATGGCCAGCAGAAAGGAAACATTTCCCGCGCCCTGAACGGCGAACCGGTGGGAACGATCATTCGGAAGGGATAAACGGGTTTGCGTTTTCGGGGCGAATCCGTAACCTTTATTTTCTATATCTTTCTCCTGCAGCATCTTGCCGTGGATGTTACCGTCTCATGGCAGCTGCAGAACCTCTGCTGATTTCCTTTTCGATCATATGGGCAGCTTGAGTCACATTCACGGCTTTCCCTGCATATTTCCGCACTGTCAGAAACTCCCCATGGAAAATTCCCGGTAAAGATCCTGCTTCCACGGCGCCGGGATCAATTTCTCAGCCAGCCAACATCATTTCTACCTTTTTCCTTGCGATTCTCTTTTAATCTCTCAGGGTGAATTCCCCGAAGCTTGCTTCGTTCCTTGCTGTTTAGATACCTCGTAGCTTGCTGCGATGTAGTTCATTCTGGGATGGGCATAAAGAAGGGTTGCTCCGCCAATACATTCCAGGTGTCAGACATGGGTCATATTCTGAAAATTATCCTTGATATTCCCTTGAACAGACAAAAACAAACAAATAAGACTAATTTTACCTTCATGTGAAATTACATTACGCTAAATATAGCATGGAAAATATGTAATGATAAATGATGTAAAGTATGTCTTGTCAATAAGAGATATATTTTGTAATTTTTCTGCAGCTGGATGCATGCTTGCGGTGAAGTTAATATTATAAATGTTCAATTTTAATAAGTTCTAAACTTATCACCTGAACCAGTAAGGATAAAATGAAAGACATTTAGTCTTAAAAAGGAGCTACATTATACTTGACAAGTGATTACGTTATGATAAAGGTAGCACCACTAATTGTAATGAACATATATAGAGGAGTGAAGACATGAGGTACGCAGAGACTGGGTACAATTTGGAAATTGATTTGACCACCGGAAACATAGAGAAGGTGGAAACGGACCCGAGAGACACGGAGGCATTGCTTGGAGGCTTGGGTACCAACGCCAAAATTATGTGGGACAGGGTTCCTCCGGAAGTCGAGCCCTTCGATCCCGAAAATCTGCTCATCTTCGGCACTGGCCTATTATGCGGCACGATGTGTCCTGGGGCAAATCGTACCATCGTGACGACGGTTTCTCCCCAGACGCGGTTCATGGCCTATTCGATGATGGGGGGATTCTTTGCGCCGGAATTGAAGTATGCCGGCTATGACAAGATCATCCTTCGCGGCAAGTCCCCGAAGCTGGTTTACCTCTGGATTAACAACGACAAGGTGGAGCTCCGCGATGCCTCCCATCTGTCCGGCAAGGGCGCCGTGGAAACCCAGGATCTTATCCGGAAAGAATTGAATGAACCGCGGGCCCACGTGGCGGCGATCGGTATGGCCGGTGAAAACAGGGTCTGGTTTGCTTCCATCGAGCAGGGCCGCTCCAGCGCCAGCCGTCAGGGGCTGGGCGCCGTCATGGGAGACAAGGGAGTCAAGGCGATCGCAGTCCGGGGCACCAAGGATATCAATGTATACCGCCCAGCCGAGTTGTACAAGGAATGCGAATGGATGATGGAATACATGATGTGGCGGCAGGAAAACCCGATCCCCAAGATGATGCCCATCATGGCCATCCTCGGGTCGCCCCAGGAAATGATGGAATGTGACGAGAAGTGGCACACGGAGAATTTCGTGTGGGGAAATGCCCGGACCCGGAGAAAGAATTTCTGGACGCCGGAAATCGAGGAAGCCTGGACGAAGACTCAGGTCAGCGTGCGGACGCGGCTGATCAGCTGCTACAACTGTCCCATCAAGTGCGGGGCGACGATCACCATCCCGGGACAGGCCGCCTACATGATGAAGTGCTTCACGAAACTGACCTACGCCCTGGGCGCCATGGTGGACTCCCTGGAGTTCAGCTTGAGGACGGCCCAGCGGGCTACTGAATACGGTCTGGACGGGTTCTCCGCTCCCCAGGTCATCGCCTTCGCCTGGGAACTCCTGGACGCGGGAATTCTGACAAAGGAGGATTTTGCAGGAACGGATGAATATCCACCCTGTCCGCTGGATGATAACGCCGACAGATTCAACTGGCTGCTGGACCGAATCGTCCGCCGTCAGGGTATCGGCAATATCCTGGCCAATGGCGTTTACTGGGCGGCCCGGGAGATCGGCAAGGGTGCGGAAGAGTACGATCATAACTGTATCCGGAAGCATGAACAGACGCCCCTCAAACTCGGCATGGTCAATCCCCTGTACTATCTGATGTATGCCACCAACGAAAAGTTGAACATTACCCAGATTGAAGGCCAGTGGCCCCAGATGCCCTACAAGGATGTGGAGGACCGGGAGGCCTTCGTGAAGGACTGGTTCCAGGTTCCCGAGGAGAAATTCAAGGGGTACTTCCTGAAGTGGGATATCAAAGGCGAATTCGCCATGCCCTATTATCCGGGCATCCAGGAGTGCTGCGATATCGTGAACTGGATGGAAATGATGCACTACATCGATGATGCCACCGGCGTCTGCACGGGCATCTCGGCCTTCCACCTGAAGCCGCCCTATCATATCCACAATTATCCTGGCATTATTGCCAACGCAACGGGTCTCGAAATGGACGAGGAGAAGCTGATCACCTTCACCAAGCGGGAGCGGCAACTGGTCCGGTCCAACAATGTCCGCAGAGGTTGGAGAAGGGCCGATGATGAACCGCCTCAGGACCACTGGGCAAAGCGGCTTCCCGAGTATGAAAAAGAGCTCCTCGATGCGTACTATGCGTTCAAGGGCTGGAACATGGACGGGATTCCCACCAAAGAGACTTTGCTGGCACTAGACCTGGGTTACGTTGCTGAAGATTTTGAGAAGAGAGGTATTTTATAAGATGGCCACGATAAAAAAGATAATCAAGACGATCAAGGTCGATGTTTCCAAATGCAATGGCTGCCGGGCCTGCGAGATGATCTGCTCCGCCTTTCACGCGGTCCCGAGATACAGCACCATGAATCCCGAGAGAGCCCGCGTCCGGCTGTTCCGTGATCCAATTAGGGACTTGTATCTTCCCATGTATGCCGGCCCATATGTGGCGGCCGAATGCATGGGCAGGGATAAATATATCATCGACGAGAAGGAATATGATGAGTGCGACTTCTGCCGGGCCGCCTGCCCGTCTCGGGATCTCTTCCATGAGCCGGATAGCGGCTTGCCTGTCAAATGCGATATGTGTGAGGACGATCCCCCCCAGAAAGAACCCCTTTGCGTAAAGTGGTGTCCGAACGACGCCCTGACTTACGAGGAAAGGGAAGAGGAAATCGAAGAGCAGGTGGAGATGGAGGATGTGGAGGTCGGATTGACCGCCATGGTGGACAAATACGGCTGGGACAAGATGAAGGATACCTTTGCCCGGATGCAAATCAAGGAATAAGATCTTATTGTTCCGTAACTTAAAAACATCCATGAGAATTTTCCGATGGAATCCGGCGGTGCGCAGTGAAATTGGAGATAGGGCTTTCCGGCCGGAGAAAGAACTGGAAAAACGGGATTATATATAAGGAAGGGAATCGATGGAGACAGTAGCTCCTTACAAAGAGATTATTGCTGAAGTGAAATCGCACGGTGGAGACGCCTTCAAGCGATGTTTCCAATGCGGATTGTGCGACAGTGTTTGTCCCTGGAACCGGGTGACGAGCTTCAGCATGCGGAAGCTGGTCCGGGAGGCCACCTTCGGCCTGACGGATATAGAAAGTGAAGATATGTGGCGCTGCACCACCTGCGGGAGATGCCCCCAGCAGTGCCCGAGAGATGTGAAACAGATCGAGTCCGGGGTCGCCCTGCGGCGGATCGCCACGGAATACGGGGTGTATCCCCACTCCGTCCTACCCATCAAGTCCATTCGAGGCAGCCTCGTCGGTTCGGGGAACCCCCTGAACGAAGAGCGGAGCAAGCGGGCAGACTGGGCCAAGGGCCTGAATGTTCCGGAATTTACCGAGGACATGGACATCCTCTATTTCCCCGACTGCTACGCCAGCTATGACCCGCGGATGAAGAAGGTGGCCGTGGCCACGGCGAAGGTCCTGCAGAAGGCCGGGGTGAACTTCGGCATTCTGGGGGATAAGGAAGTCTGCTGCGGGGAGAGCATCCGCAAGGCGGGTGAAGAGGAGGTTTTCAAGCGCCTGGCCAAGGAGAACATCAAGGCCTTTGTCGATGCCGGGGTGAAGAAGATCCTGGTGTCCTCCCCCCACTG is drawn from Syntrophus gentianae and contains these coding sequences:
- a CDS encoding substrate-binding domain-containing protein, with translation MKKTVFHYLGYLLLLCLISGLAAAPTASAAPIQKNLILATTTSTQDTGLLDTLIPMFEKKTGYFVKTIAVGSGQAMAMGQKGEADVLLVHSPDAEKKFMDAKDGVNRRLVMHNDFVIVGPSADPARIKGSRTSPEAFKKIAGNGSLFVSRGDNSGTHSKEKGIWKAAGLNPEGQKWYQQTGLGMGQTLNVAAEKKGYTLADRGTWLSLQKNLGLPILMQGDPILLNIYHVIEVNQAKWPKVNAAGAKAFADFMVSAQTQKIIKSFGVDKYGAPLFFPDAGRKVEELGK
- a CDS encoding 4Fe-4S dicluster domain-containing protein — protein: MATIKKIIKTIKVDVSKCNGCRACEMICSAFHAVPRYSTMNPERARVRLFRDPIRDLYLPMYAGPYVAAECMGRDKYIIDEKEYDECDFCRAACPSRDLFHEPDSGLPVKCDMCEDDPPQKEPLCVKWCPNDALTYEEREEEIEEQVEMEDVEVGLTAMVDKYGWDKMKDTFARMQIKE
- a CDS encoding (Fe-S)-binding protein, which gives rise to METVAPYKEIIAEVKSHGGDAFKRCFQCGLCDSVCPWNRVTSFSMRKLVREATFGLTDIESEDMWRCTTCGRCPQQCPRDVKQIESGVALRRIATEYGVYPHSVLPIKSIRGSLVGSGNPLNEERSKRADWAKGLNVPEFTEDMDILYFPDCYASYDPRMKKVAVATAKVLQKAGVNFGILGDKEVCCGESIRKAGEEEVFKRLAKENIKAFVDAGVKKILVSSPHCYHTFKNEYPEFKVNFEVVHITQFLAELIQEGKITLNGEYAKKLTWHDPCYLGRHNGIYNEPREVLQAVPGAEFTELPEHHVASLCCGGGGGRIWMETVKGERFCDLRIDQAVGVGAEVLVTACPYCITNFEDSRVTMGMDEKIEIKEISEVIAELI
- a CDS encoding aldehyde ferredoxin oxidoreductase N-terminal domain-containing protein is translated as MRYAETGYNLEIDLTTGNIEKVETDPRDTEALLGGLGTNAKIMWDRVPPEVEPFDPENLLIFGTGLLCGTMCPGANRTIVTTVSPQTRFMAYSMMGGFFAPELKYAGYDKIILRGKSPKLVYLWINNDKVELRDASHLSGKGAVETQDLIRKELNEPRAHVAAIGMAGENRVWFASIEQGRSSASRQGLGAVMGDKGVKAIAVRGTKDINVYRPAELYKECEWMMEYMMWRQENPIPKMMPIMAILGSPQEMMECDEKWHTENFVWGNARTRRKNFWTPEIEEAWTKTQVSVRTRLISCYNCPIKCGATITIPGQAAYMMKCFTKLTYALGAMVDSLEFSLRTAQRATEYGLDGFSAPQVIAFAWELLDAGILTKEDFAGTDEYPPCPLDDNADRFNWLLDRIVRRQGIGNILANGVYWAAREIGKGAEEYDHNCIRKHEQTPLKLGMVNPLYYLMYATNEKLNITQIEGQWPQMPYKDVEDREAFVKDWFQVPEEKFKGYFLKWDIKGEFAMPYYPGIQECCDIVNWMEMMHYIDDATGVCTGISAFHLKPPYHIHNYPGIIANATGLEMDEEKLITFTKRERQLVRSNNVRRGWRRADDEPPQDHWAKRLPEYEKELLDAYYAFKGWNMDGIPTKETLLALDLGYVAEDFEKRGIL
- a CDS encoding ABC transporter permease, with the protein product MELIFDGILKAISLLVSMDPEVMGITLLSLKVSGTATLISLFLGISSGTAVALTRFPGRQIVVSIINTGMGLPPVVVGLFVTIFLWRNGPFGFLEILYTPTAIIVAQSVIATPIVTGITLAAMQNLPPNLRLQILALGATRMQMLWLLIREARLPLLAAVMAGFGGVISEVGASIMVGGNIKGYSRVLTTATVMETGRGNFDTAIALSIILLLLAFLINYLLTRIQQRERPR
- a CDS encoding amino acid kinase family protein, with the protein product MGLWRERDGRRLHVKSKLMGESLVSRSFMESLDVAPQRRLFPDVNVIKIGGQSICDRGVKALPPIIEEIVANKKDHKMLLTTGGGTRSRHIYSIGLELGMPTGIIAKFGSSISEQNALLVSTLLSSEGGIKIGHDEVIKLSTYFAQGCIPVMHGMPPYDYFAIQEKGWRIPVHRTDVGTIILADLIGARSCIYIKDEDGLYTDDPKKNSDAQFISEISASELLARDFDDLIVERPCLEILQNSEVLNSIQIVNGQQKGNISRALNGEPVGTIIRKG
- a CDS encoding ABC transporter ATP-binding protein; its protein translation is MRTDVPLLQGKRLLVKRGGITVLDIPEFEIKKGGVLSLIGPNGSGKSTLLLTLSCLLKLSKGELIFNGQKIDNRRSELDYRRQIAVVFQDPLLFDATVLENVASGLKIRGLDKRERSRIAEEYLERLGIAHLARRSASKLSGGEAQRTSIARAFAVRPAILFLDEPFSALDPPTHEALISDLNRLLQDTDTTAVMATHDQMDALRLSDRIAVLQKGTIAQAGSAEVVMNHPINEFVASFVGMDTVLSGTVRDILERDRMIIAVGNREIEAVGNLSQGEKVLCFIRPENVTLSTDSPEDPSSARNNFSGRIIRIAPHGLFYRIDLNCGFDLISYITRTSLDLMELREGQRVKVSFKATAVHVIRKSA